A genome region from Sphaeramia orbicularis chromosome 19, fSphaOr1.1, whole genome shotgun sequence includes the following:
- the bhlha15 gene encoding class A basic helix-loop-helix protein 15: MKSKGKAVRSSRRTWSDPEPELEPDTEPEPGSSEQEGSEDSVQLDATWRGSLRSGSKRGAGGGRRRRQHGSSTKERSIRRLESNERERQRMHKLNNAFQALREAIPHVKTDKKLSKIETLTLAKNYIKALTTIVLDMSGACLPAGGAPSEESTAKLLQCYQQHLEEEGEDGLTQYLTHVHSFSQRS, translated from the coding sequence ATGAAGTCCAAAGGGAAAGCTGTGAGGTCATCCAGAAGAACCTGGTCTGACCccgaaccagaactagaaccagataCAGAGCCTGAACCTGGGTCTAGCGAGCAGGAAGGCTCAGAGGACTCGGTCCAGCTCGATGCCACATGGAGGGGGTCTTTGAGGAGTGGCAGCAAACGTGGAGCAGGTGGAGGCCGGCGCCGCAGACAGCACGGGTCCAGCACCAAGGAACGCAGCATCCGTCGACTTGAGAGCAATGAGAGGGAACGCCAGCGCATGCACAAACTCAACAACGCCTTCCAAGCTTTACGTGAGGCCATCCCACATGTGAAGACTGACAAGAAGCTGTCCAAGATCGAAACACTGACCCTGGCTAAGAATTACATCAAAGCCCTGACCACCATCGTCCTGGACATGTCAGGGGCCTGCCTGCCTGCCGGTGGGGCCCCGTCAGAGGAGAGTACCGCTAAACTACTCCAGTGCTACCAGCAGCacctggaggaggagggggaggatggTCTGACCCAGTACCTCACCCACGTGCACAGCTTCAGCCAGCGTAGCTAA